Part of the Methanobacterium formicicum genome, AAAATAAAAATAGAGATTTTTCCAGGTTAAAAAAATAGATAAAGGATGATTAATCCAGTTTTCCAGCCAGATAATCATCGTAGCCCTTGAGGTCCAGAAGGCCGTGTCCTGAGAAGTTCACCACAATGGTTTTTTCCTCACCAGTCTTCTTACATTCAAGTGCTTCGTCTATTCCTACTTTTATGGCGTGACAGGTTTCAGGGGCAGGAACTATTCCCTCAGTCCGGGCGAAGGTCACTCCACTCTTGAAGATGTCGTTTTGTTCAACGGCACGAGGTTCTACCAGTCCTTCGTGTACCAGTAGGGCCACTAAAGGTGACATACCGTGGTAACGTAGACCTCCGGCATGGTCGGATGGGGGTATGTAGTCGTGTCCCATGGTGTACATTTTAATGAGTGGGGTGAGTCCGGCGGTGTCTCCGAAGTCGTAACAGTAATCACCCTGGGTCAGGGTCGGGCAGTGGGAAGGTTCAGCAGCAATGAATTTACAGTTGATCTTTTCATCTAACTGGTCTTTCATGAAGGGGAACACTGCTCCGGCGAAGTTACTACCTCCACCAACACAGGCCACCATGACGTCGGGTGTTTCACCGGCAATTTCCAGTTGTTTCTGTGTTTCCTGCCCAATTACAGTTTGATGTAACATTACGTGGTTTAAAACACTTCCCAGTGAGTAGTAAACCTTTTCATCGTTTAATGCATCTTCGATAGCTTCAGATATGGCCACTCCCAGAGTTCCGGGGTGGTCTGGATTTTCTGCCAGTACTTTTCTACCGAATTCAGTTTGAGTGGTTGGAGATGCTAATACTTCTCCGTTATAAAGCTGCATGATGGTTTTACGGTAGGGTTTCTGGTTGAATGATACTTTAACCATGTAAACTGTGCAGTCCATATCCATAAGATTACAGGCCAGTGAAAGGGCAGTTCCCCATTGTCCAGCACCAGTTTCGGTGGTTAAACGTTCAATACCGTCCTTTTTAGCGTAATATGCTTGAGCGATTGCGGTGTTTAGCTTGTGGCTACCGGTGGGGGAGGTATCTTCCCTTTTATAGAATATCTTGGCGGGAGTGTCCAGATGGTCCTCGAGGGCTTTGGCCCTTACGAGAGGGGTAGGTCGACCCATCTGTTTGTAGGCTTCTCTTACTTCCTTGGGAATCTTTATGTAGCGTTCTGTGGATAATTCCTGTTCCAGTACTCCTTTGGAGAATATTTTTGGCAGATTTTCCAGTTGTTTTCCTTCTTCAGTCTGGTCATAGGCTGGGAATTCCACTGGGAGATCCGCAGCAATGTTATACCATTTTTTGGGAATTTCATCTTCTGTTAATCTTATACTGTACATGGATTTCACCTCTGAAATTCATATTATGAGTTTAAATTTCAGATTTTTTTAAAAATTCATACCTTGATCTTAATTTAATTCTAATACACCGGAGATCCTAAAAATGTATTTTTATGAATTAAATTGGGGAATTAATAAAATTTCCCCTAGTTGTCTTGACACCATAATATACTTAGAGTACTATTTAAATCTTTGTTGTATACATCTGTACATTATAAATGTATTCTTATTGTAAAGGGATCCATACAATAAATCATGAAAATACTGGCAATAGATGTGGGTACCGGGACCCAGGATATAATGCTGTATGACTCTTATGACTCCATGGAGAATGCAGTGAAAATGGTTCTCCCCTCTCCCACTAAGATAATGGCCCATCGGATAAGACAACATCACCATGACCTTTTTTTAAGTGGGGAAACCATGGGTGGAGGTCCGGTAAATAAAGCAATAAAAAGTCACCTGGATAAAGGGTACCGGGTGCTAATGAACGAACACTCGGCCCGAACAGTACGTGACGACCTGGAACGGGTTAGATCCACCGGGGTGGAAATTGTCCCTTTAAATGAAAAACATCCAGAAATCGCCGAGTTAGAACTGAACGATGTTGACCTGGTTGCCATTAAGGAAGCCCTTTCAAATTTTGATGTGGAACTGGACTTTGACCGCATAGGCGTGGCTGTGCAGGATCACGGTTATCAGGAGGGTATGGGGGACCGTAATTTCCGCTTCCAGAAGATAAGAGAGAAACTCGATGTTCCCCGGGCACCGGAAGAGTTTGCCTATTATGGGGAAGTCCCACCGTACTTCACCCGTATGCAGGCCGTGCAGAGGACACTCAAAGATTACAATCCCTTAATCATGGATTCTAAATTCGCTTCCATCTGTGGAGCAACCCTGGATCCCCTGGTGGGGGAGATGGACCGGTTCATAGCCATGGATGTGGGAAATGGGCATACACTGGCTGCATCCTTCATGGATGGTAAGATACACGGAGTTTTCGAGCACCATACTGGTATTCTAACTCCTAAACGGATAGAAGAATTGGTAAACAAGTTAGCGGCAGGTACCATTACTCATGAGGAGGTCCATGAGGAGCATGGGCACGGGGCATGGGTTATCGATGCCATTGATTCCTACGAGTGCCTGGTTGCCACCGGACCGAAACGGGCCATACTGGCGGAAACAGATTTAAAGGTGCACAACGCTGCCCCGGGAGGGGACGTTATGATGACTGGGCCGGCAGGCCTTATAAAATCCATTAAATCCCTGTAAAAATATTTATTGGTCTGACAAATACTGTACACTGTCCAAATTTCAAAATAAGATAGGAGATATACGATGATTATTGACCCCCATATTCACAGTACCTATTCCGGAGACGCCACAGCC contains:
- a CDS encoding DUF1786 domain-containing protein — protein: MKILAIDVGTGTQDIMLYDSYDSMENAVKMVLPSPTKIMAHRIRQHHHDLFLSGETMGGGPVNKAIKSHLDKGYRVLMNEHSARTVRDDLERVRSTGVEIVPLNEKHPEIAELELNDVDLVAIKEALSNFDVELDFDRIGVAVQDHGYQEGMGDRNFRFQKIREKLDVPRAPEEFAYYGEVPPYFTRMQAVQRTLKDYNPLIMDSKFASICGATLDPLVGEMDRFIAMDVGNGHTLAASFMDGKIHGVFEHHTGILTPKRIEELVNKLAAGTITHEEVHEEHGHGAWVIDAIDSYECLVATGPKRAILAETDLKVHNAAPGGDVMMTGPAGLIKSIKSL
- a CDS encoding TrpB-like pyridoxal phosphate-dependent enzyme codes for the protein MYSIRLTEDEIPKKWYNIAADLPVEFPAYDQTEEGKQLENLPKIFSKGVLEQELSTERYIKIPKEVREAYKQMGRPTPLVRAKALEDHLDTPAKIFYKREDTSPTGSHKLNTAIAQAYYAKKDGIERLTTETGAGQWGTALSLACNLMDMDCTVYMVKVSFNQKPYRKTIMQLYNGEVLASPTTQTEFGRKVLAENPDHPGTLGVAISEAIEDALNDEKVYYSLGSVLNHVMLHQTVIGQETQKQLEIAGETPDVMVACVGGGSNFAGAVFPFMKDQLDEKINCKFIAAEPSHCPTLTQGDYCYDFGDTAGLTPLIKMYTMGHDYIPPSDHAGGLRYHGMSPLVALLVHEGLVEPRAVEQNDIFKSGVTFARTEGIVPAPETCHAIKVGIDEALECKKTGEEKTIVVNFSGHGLLDLKGYDDYLAGKLD